One genomic segment of Cololabis saira isolate AMF1-May2022 chromosome 22, fColSai1.1, whole genome shotgun sequence includes these proteins:
- the sh3glb1a gene encoding endophilin-B1a — MDFNVKRLAADAGTFFTRAVQFTEEKFGQAEKTELDAHLENLLGRAENTKQWTERIMKQTEVLLQPNPNTRLEEFVYEKLEKKAPTRMNNHELLGQSMIESGNEFGPGTAYGNALIKCGETQKQIGGAEREFIQSSAINFLTPFRNFLEGDFKTILKERKLLQVKRLDLDAAKTRVKKARMPDARAAAEQELRMTQSEFDRQAEITRLLLEGVGSTHAHHLRCLNDFVEAQNTYYAQCYQYMVDLQKQLGSFPSSFSNNNQSSVSGGASISVPTIPVSASLPSVSGGRNSLTASGGFSELRSCNGSRKARVLYDYDAASSSELSLLADEVITVSNVPGMDSDWLMGERGSQKGKVPITYLELLN, encoded by the exons ATGGACTTTAACGTTAAGCGGCTCGCCGCGGACGCCGGTACCTTCTTTACCCGCGCGGTGCAA TTTACAGAGGAGAAGTTCGGCCAGGCTGAGAAGACTGAGCTAGATGCTCATCTGGAGAATCTGCTGGGAAGAGCTGAAAACACCAAGCAATGGACGGAGAGGATCATGAAGCAGACTGAGGTCTTGCTACAGCCCAACCCAA ATACCAGACTAGAAGAATTTGTGTACGAGAAACTGGAGAAAAAGGCCCCCACACGGATGAACAACCACGAGTTGCTGGGCCAGTCCATGATTGAGTCAGGAAATGAGTTTGGTCCTGGAACTGCTTATG GAAATGCTCTGATAAAATGCGGCGAGACGCAGAAGCAGATTGGTGGGGCAGAGCGGGAGTTCATCCAGAGCTCTGCCATCAACTTCCTCACACCTTTCCGAAACTTCTTAGAGGGTGACTTCAAAACCATCCTG AAAGAGCGGAAGCTGCTGCAGGTCAAACGCCTGGATCTGGACGCAGCCAAAACCAGGGTGAAGAAAGCCCGGATGCCTGATGCCAGAGCAGCA GCAGAGCAGGAGCTGCGGATGACCCAGAGCGAGTTTGACCGGCAGGCAGAGATCACCCGCCTGCTGCTGGAGGGCGTCGGCAGCACACAC GCACATCACCTGCGCTGTCTGAACGACTTTGTGGAGGCCCAGAATACTTACTACGCACAGTGTTACCAGTATATGGTGGATCTCCAGAAGCAACTTGGCAG TTTCCCCTCGTCattctccaacaacaaccagtcTTCGGTGTCGGGCGGGGCCAGCATCTCTGTCCCCACCATCCCGGTGTCGGCCTCCCTGCCCAGCGTGTCGGGGGGCCGCAACAGCCTGACTGCATCGGGGGGGTTCAGCGAACTGCGGAGCTGCAACGGCAGCCGCAAAGCTCGGGTCCTCTACGACTACGACGCTGCCAGCAGCAGCGAGCTGTCGCTGCTGGCTGACGAG GTCATCACAGTCAGCAATGTACCTGGCATGGATTCAGATTGGCTAATGGGGGAGCGGGGCAGCCAGAAGGGTAAAGTGCCAATCACCTACCTGGAGCTGCTCAACTGA
- the LOC133423557 gene encoding crystallin J1B-like produces MALSAADRAVGAIIGAAVADAAAQPMHWIYNPDRLKEVLADLEPRPEFRPQSANPFYRRTTGEQTCYGDQAYVLLESLSRCGDVDVKDLTERFYKFFGAGTVYDLPLNDPYRKKGGPKAVLPIDGPWRNGSLKAFMRNVDAGREETGCDVDCQMDGVTKLAPVVAMFAGRPEMLEKVEAAVRVTQNNDMCVAVTLAAARLLEHFILNGPDPKALDAVLAQLSDPQRQNPQDLDRAVVAHLSQVKENLSKASHQLIPAVFTNTUALPGALQGALHAVLTLSQLDEAVRDTMRCGGCTASRASFIGACFGAQAGLQGIPESWRKSTLRDPLLLELAENIVKKSQNA; encoded by the exons ATGGCCTTGAGCGCGGCTGACAGGGCCGTCGGGGCCATCATCGGGGCAGCGGTGGCAGATGCAGCAG CCCAGCCCATGCACTGGATTTACAACCCAGACAGACTGAAAGAAGTTCTCGCCGATCTGGAGCCCCGTCCGGAGTTTCGGCCTCAGTCAGCGAATCCTTTTTACCGCAGGACAACAGGGGAGCAGACCTGCTATGGAGACCAGGCGTACGTCCTGCTGGAGTCACTGAGTCGGTGTGGAG ATGTGGATGTGAAGGACTTGACCGAGCGCTTCTACAAGTTCTTTGGAGCGGGGACCGTGTACGATCTGCCCCTCAACGATCCTTACAGGAAGAAAGGAG GTCCCAAAGCCGTCCTCCCCATTGACGGCCCTTGGAGGAACGGGAGCCTGAAGGCGTTTATGAGAAATGTTGATGCTGGCAGAGAAGAAACTG GGTGTGACGTGGACTGTCAGATGGATGGTGTCACGAAGCTCGCTCCAGTCGTGGCCATGTTCGCCGGGAGACCTGAGATGCTGGAGAAAGTGGAAGCAGCCGTACGCGTCACCCAGAACAACGACATGTGTGTGGCCGTGACTCTGGCCGCAGCAAG ACTTCTAGAGCATTTCATCCTGAATGGTCCCGATCCCAAAGCTCTGGATGCAGTTCTGGCTCAGCTGAGTGACCCGCAGAGACAGAACCCTCAGGATCTGGACAGGGCCGTCGTTG CACATCTCAGCCAGGTGAAGGAAAACTTATCCAAGGCATCCCATCAGCTCATACCTGCTGTGTTCACTAACACATGAG CTCTGCCCGGTGCCCTCCAGGGAGCGCTCCACGCGGTCCTGACGCTGAGCCAGCTGGATGAAGCCGTCAGGGACACGATGCGCTGCGGGGGATGCACCGCCAGCCGGGCCTCCTTCATAGGAGCTTGTTTTGGGGCCCAG GCCGGCCTGCAGGGGATCCCAGAGTCCTGGAGGAAGAGCACGCTCAGAGACCCTCTGCTGTTGGAGCTGGCCGAGAACATTgtcaaaaaaagtcaaaatgcataA